The genomic DNA gaggcatgAGGCATACAAGCTTATTATTAAAGAAGGATAACATTAAGCTTATCTGAAAGTTAACTTTTGTAAATAAGTGTGTTGTCTCTCaatctatttctctcagcttcacgttgattttcattcaaattttcccttcttctccttccttcgCTTTTCTCAAggatttcttcgcttaaatttctcaaattttgtcaCCTCTTCTCGCATGCTCCTCCTGctctctttatcccgttgctcgtcagtAATATGATTTCCCACCAGAAACCtctcgtccccagaggctgtcctgcctccccacctccaccccgacagtctgtgcAGGCGGACAGACATACGGACATGCGTAaggtcataaccaaaatttctcacatggatagatttcccaaaaaaacctTACCCATGGTGCTTCGCTGGCGTGCTTTGCGTACCTGGGCTCTgctataataagctgcattcacatgctgaaattttaagctagtgagcctttcaCTTTTCCTGGATCcagccctctgaggtccaattggttAGTGTTGAATGCGAGTATTGGTGGACTGTGAAGTCTAAAACTAAccctcaaagtaaacagcctttgtataaaaatcaaagctcaaaattttcccAGACAGGgcttaagcaaacacacttttaaaatctgaataatacaaaggaagtgtttttttttatcacagggacACTTTAATATATTCGAGACATTAACCTGTCGCAAAATATAAGTGATTCAAACTGACAATTTCATTCTTATCATAATGATTACTTGTTTTGgttatgttgtttttgttggttttgtagAGTAGAAGATGCTGTGGGATGCTTTATACTCACTGACAGATATGCTGATGACAGAGAAGCTGCTGTAAGTATTATTATAGTAAGATTTTTCATAGATCAGTTGTAATTTCGTAAAAAGCCAAAAATTTATGAAAGATTAGTGGCCCAAAGCTTTAAGTGgggcacaggcagcccaagctcggtatacgatttatagcctttgcatgggaaaattaactttgagcgtCACTTCTaagtacagttgtcctcgtcttttctgtgcaatcggagggcaattTGAAACAcatggccaatgagagtgcagaatgtaataagATCGCCATTAAGCTATAAtggccgtagccacacatccAGCAgaacgcatgggaagattatagaaagtcGAACATTATTTGAAATTTATCCACCAAAAATCGTTGTGTGGTCCTGGAGttgagttgatgtgataggaaacttatctggccttaaggctgtggtgtttttatggcgattcggatcgttgctttgtgatacgagagcaatttgtgggacgagatcgccgcgagtcaccagcctttcttctctttatgaggggaaatgacaactaacggcatcgtaaaaattcgaaagccacaaagcCGTCCAAAAagttgccctccgattgcacagaacaGACGAGGGCAATTGTATGTAGAGGTAAGTGatgtttatttctacatttccagcttattttagcatttataagctcaaagttcaGTGAAAGTTCATTTTTCCATACAAAGGCGATAAagcgtataccgagcttgggctgcctgtgagtGGGGGTCAACTTTAAGGCAGGATATTAATTTCCAAGAACAGAACCGAAGTTTGAAACTTCATGCTGTCAACAAGTAAAATGAGCAATCCCATAATTTATGCTATTCTACTGTTGTAAAGTGTTGGTAACGATGTGGCCAAATGAGGATAAGTGTCAACGCTGCTTGCTGCATGTAGTTAGACTTGGTTGGTCTTCGGGGGTTACCGGCTCACACAGAGTCCAACAGACTAGACTTAAACACACTCAAGACTTGAAAATCAAAGTGCTTATATACATAATGGTCGCTACCGGTAGCTAAATGTGATTAAATATGTGAGGGAGTATACGATGTTTCCGTCCTAGTAAACATCTTATTTCGTACATGAGCATAACGCCAAGTTACTTACATACCGATATATACATAAATCCTAGTACAAGAAAGGACTACATAGTTCCCACGACGTAACATGTTGGCTGTGTATGCAACACGCAAACAGCATATTTGCACGTTTGATTAAGCAACAATACAAACTTCTGATAgtgtattaaggacggtgcctactactgttattgcgcatacattctgagcatctccagatactaggatttcctatcgccgatgcttactaatacagggatatttttgcgcggtttaaaactatccggagaaagtagatcttagtaagtactcttggtattcaaaaagaaaattggggtaaccaagtatttttgagagataattaagcttcaatttgaaagagaacgccatacattgctttgtattttaaagctttttacaaatattattcatgaattatctttgaaaaatgcgtggttacccccaattttctttttggatttcaataacacttgttaagatctacatttcctgcataatcacacaccggggcaaaaatatctttaattagtaggcaccgtccttaagtaacTTGACTCAAAGCCCTTCACAGAAAGctgcaacaagttgcaaaaatagtggcaacacttcaccttcttggggcgttattaatttacctattatctctcacactgcagtcCGCCTTCCTCCCTTATCAAATTAtcttgctagcaagacaaaaaaatgctgggaggggaagtgggaaaggtttaaataaTTTCTAGATATggcgggtattggaagctactagaaaaggtgttttttaatgaaagtgtctttAGGTTAACAATTTTGCAAATTGTTTTCATTGGCATGTTTAGAAATAAGTTTGAGAAAAGCTAATTGCTATAGAGTGGTAAGGGTTTGAACCTACATGTagtgtatttaatttttttctaaaatatcGCAAGTACACCAACAGAAGGCAGCAGCTAACTTCCGAAAGTGCGATAAGACAGTACCGGTCCAAGGAGAAGTTGGATATAATGCCTGTCTCATGTAGTTTTAGGAcatttattttttcccttttttggccCAATAGTAAATGAGTTTGAACAAGTGGAGTTCCCCTTGTTGGTGGAAGTTCCCCTTGctaggagcaagggtggcacagtcggctagtaagcggccttggtgcataaggtcccgagtccgatgttaaataaggtgtacgtTTACCTTTACCTGGGTGGAACCCCCTTGTGGGATATGAAGTTTGCATTCCCATTGGGAGAATTATCTGCCTTTTTTGTAGGCCTGACTAATTATTTCTTCTTGATAGGACAAGCACACCATTTTGAGGACGTGGGCTATCCAGGATTTTGCGCCAACAACACATCTGTATGTTCAGATCCTAAAGCCAGAAAATAAGTTCCATGTCAGTTTTGCAGGTACAGTTTTGTATACTCAACTTTGAGAAGCTTTTGGTTTAAAGATCAACTGAGTACGGAAGAAAATTAGTGGAGGTCATGTGGAAGAAGAGGAGGAGGTCGGGTGCTGTCACAATCTCAAGAGTGATGGCATGAAAATGATTACATGAATAAAAAGATTTGAAAACAATTCATTTGCTTGATAATATGAACAATGCAACTTAAAAGCAGACAGGTACTAGAACATGCATGTCTAGCCTTAGTTAGAAAACGGCACCTTATACATGTGGGTTGATTGTCAGTCACATGTGGACATCATGTACCGTATCtgtggagttttttttttttttgtaaaatgtgttGGATTTCTCCTTTCAACTTTTTCTCACATGCATGTGCTTTCATGATGGCTTTATGATTGTTTCTTGCTGTCTCCTCAGAGTACGTCGTCTGTGAGGATGAACTTAAGCACGCCCTTCTTGCCAGCAATTGTGTCTGTCCAGGAATCTCGACATTCTTCACCCTTCTTTTACATACTCTTCATGAACAGTGAGTTTAGGGCTTGGAGTACTTACAGTATTAGAAATCTGTAATTTTTCACATTTGTCTATCTGTAGGATTTTGGTGGAGGGGATTAAAGCCTGGAGGATTTGCTTGCATATCAAGCACCCAGAGCGATCCCTCTGCCTTTTGTTCATCCATGATGGTCTTGATTCTGTATAGTCAATCTTAATCATACTCCactcttgattttttttcttgcaggaGAGGCTCAGAGGACTGGCATGAGATGTATGGCAAGTGTGCAGGAAATGAAATCTATGACATTCGCTTAGGAGAAAGCAAGATGTTTCGACCATTCTGCAACAAGACTTTTACACATACTGCCTTTCATGTGCACAGGAAGTATGTACCCTTTCCTCGTGATAGTTGTGTTCTATTAGAGCGTAACACTCTGTAGTTTTAAGTGTTCCTCAACACTCACTGGAAAAAGGCTCCTCAAACGACTAGCATGAATATTATTGATGGTATCTAAAAGGCATACTTAGGCAATAGGCCACAAGTTTAGAACTATGTTTTATAGGCTGTGGTAGTGCGTACTTTATAAGTGCATTACACTCTGccaccgggttgtaagagtgagtgagtgagtgagtgacggTAAGTCTGTGGTGGCAAATGGGCCCACGGCACGTGGAtaaatcatgaaaataaacaggtctgttcaAAGCGTTCTTGAATTTCAATTataaatgagccccaaaatcggcaaacatttttgacactgatgaataacaagtcaagtcaagtcaactgttggtttttgaggagggggaaaccggagtacccgcagAAAACCTCTTGCAGCATCGATTTCTTTACTATATACTACTATTTGCGTCCATCTTTGAAGCTTGACGAATTTTGCTTGAAGctttacttttcaaacgttaacggtttGTGCGGGTATGTCGTGAAATTGAACACATTTTTGGTggcataccagcatgttttgttcgCATGCCCttgaagttttcaggttttctgTGAGAGCGGAGATATTTTATAAATCTCCTGTGAGTTTCCCAAGACACGAAACATGGAATTCGGTATACTTTAGCCAGAGGAGATACGTGATTCAGCAACTAcgagaaaaaaatacataaaacCGGAAACGGAAGTGACACAAGAAAGATCAAGGAGGAAATATTTCTGCATCTTGCGCATTCCGCACAcacacttattattattattattattattgttgttgttgttgttgtttgttttgttattgttatgagaaagtaatttatattaatttaatttaaaacacTGCTTTAGTTAACacacaaaaatatttccaaatgACCGGATTCTATTTTTCTTAGGTATGGAGTAACACTCATTGCTGTTCAAGCTGCAAAGAAAGGTCGTCGTATCTTGTTGAACCCTGGTCCTTTGCATGTGATGGATTACGATGATCAGTGCTTTTACATCTCCATATCAAGTGAAGAAGACTCACACATCAAAGCCTACAAAGAACCAAAAGAGTCCATAAGACTGTTTAAGGGAAGCTTTCGGGGCAATAAAGATTCTTTCATCACTGCAAGTTCAATTGCCCTTGAACTGAGAGCTGAGAATGCAGAATCAAGTAAGAGACTAATAGACTATTATTTTTGACGACGGGCAAAATTCCAACGATTttgtttgaatgaaaaacaaccTTCACTTTGCCCCTTATGTAACTTTCTCTTTAAGTTCATTAACTTTAACTTTTGTGTGCTTTGAATTTTCTGCAACTTGCAAGAGATTAGACATGTGAAGGTTGTGACTCATCTGTTGTGATTTTTTGGATTGCCTCACAAGAAAGGGGTGATTTTTAATGGATGCATATTCAAAACGAGCAATGCTTCTAACCCCTAAACATAGTGGAGCTGTGTCCCACGCCAACCCCGGCCAGTAAAATTAGAGGTCTTGAAGAAGCCTGTGTTATCCCATTTGTTCTTatgatgtttgtttgttttttatcgAAAATTAATATACTGAAATTTGTGTCATAGGTGGATTCAAGTGATCCTTggacttatctggacaatttaagcaaaataGTCTCTTATAGACTTcgaaaattcaggcggcttcacATAATTATTTTTGCCGTTGAGCTTGATTCATTAAAGTACCTGTAAAGACTTCGCAAAGTAAATTTGATTCAATAAGGTGTTTGCATGATGCCATTAAAGTTGCTAATGACACAAATGTGTTATTACTCAGAATTTTCTACTCTCCTGGGAATTAAGAGATTATTGGTCATGCATTTTCTTGAATTGCCCTAACcttgtttcctttttcaaacaTACAAAATCTTTCCACTTTAGTTCAGTTGGACGAGGTTCCTGCAAATGGTGTACAGTATGCTGACTGCTCTGATCAAGTAAATTCGTCTCCGTTGCTGAGACCGGGCTCTGTAGAGAAAAGAGGAAGGACCAAAGAAGTTGCTTTTGATGTTGGGGATTCTAGACGTTCATCAAATTCTGTTTGTCCAGCCTATGAATCTGATTCCGAGGATCAACAAGAGACAGATTTGCTTGATGACATTAGTAGAATACCAAGGTATCAAAACACAAGGTGCCACATCCACTCCTCCCTGAGTTTTTGCAAATTGGTAGTTGGACCAGATTAAGCCCCTTAAAAGTCAGCCATTTGCAGTGATGTAGCCTGCGTGCCAGGCGTTAAAAGGGGAGGGAGAGGGAGGGAAGAAGAGAGGGGAGTTTTtctcccctccctcccctttTTTTGCCTGCCACACAGGCTACAGTGATAGCAATTCAATATCTTCGTTGTTGGTACTGTACTTGTCTTGCTGCAAATAAAACATCTTTCCACTAGATGATGCCTTCTCCCCGGTggggggggaactcccatatgaaacagatgGGGATGCTCGTtatctcgcttaggggtgtaaattttggattttggtctcacttagagTGTTCcaggcaaagcgccaatattttaagccgccaaggtctcgtttagggttccgcgaagaaacatagaattacgcgaagagaaacagaagtcaaattttctttttaacttgtttttaggggtcaaaaatttccttaagccacgcccagattagtctcctttaggggtcacaaaaagcttgagccacgcccagatggtctcctttaggggttaaattcaaaatttccaacgAGAATCCCCGTCTGtcccatatgggagtcccccccccccccttcccggggCCTTCTCATCCTTTCACCAGTAcaaatactgtacatgtatatatggaTCGCAGGCTCCATTGAAGGAGTGTTGGACACCTGGGTATCCTAGGTGTGAGGTATGTGATGTCATCTCTTCTTCTTTCTGTGTCAGTTATGTGGCTGGCGTTCCACCCTGCTCATTGTACATTGGCCAAACACCAATCAGATGCCATCTTTTGACTACCCCCAAGAAATGCTGCTGCTTAGGACTGCGAGATGAGGTCAGTTTGGTGACTGTACAGcagaattaatttaattaatgcaAAAGAAGTCATCACCGCAAATATTAATTCAATTAATACAAAAGAAGTCATCACCGCAAATATTAAGTTGTGTGGTTTTTGTAATTATTGTCGAAAAGGCTCAAGATGAAGGTGGAGAGGAGGATTTGGAGATGTTTATTAACCTGTGGAGAAATTTTGCCTTAAGCCAGGGTTACTTTTGGTGGCCTTTCTTAGCATAAAGCGCTTCTTATTTGGTAGGAATGCCAGGACAGGAACAGGGATGACAGTGTTCAATTGCATCAGAGGCAGAATAGTGCTATTATAGTTGCATCTCCCGTAGCAGGTGCTGGACTTTACAACTTTATTCTTCCTTTAAGAGCTTACCAACGACCCAAGTGCACTCTAAAGCCTATAGTGCTTCTTCTCAAGGAAAAGTGAGTAAAATAGACCAACTGCGGGGAAGGGCTTGAGTTTACTTTAGTGAATTTTATGCTTCGATTATTTTGGCTGAAGAGCCAAACAGAACATAAATTTATGATGTTCCAGTGATGCTGTTCTTCAAGACTTGTGAGTGGTTATAATATATGGTAATAGATCCAATTCAACCATTGCGTTGACTATTGCATTGGTGGGCTGTGGGTCAACAATCTTTAAAGTTTATGTCATGCGTTAGTGATAAATTCTCTAACGTAACTTGCAGGTATTTCATTGAGCCTAAACAGTAATAAACTGAAGTAACTAACTTTCTCAACGCCATcttgttttgtgttttcttgACCCAATCTCGTTTTGTCCTAGCTATATTGACCCAGCCCTAAATTATCAAGAGGAGTTATCTTCATTTATTTTGACTCTCATTTGtgtgtgtctgttcagtaatagatcacattTTGACGTCCTCTGTGATCTTTTGTTATATGAaaccctttgtttgtttccttcttAACCGCAGACCCAACCCCGATTTCTTACTGGCAGTTTGTCACTTTCCGATGCTTTATTATATGATAGGAACTATAAACAGGTAAGAGATGCTACAACAATATAGTGAAATTGCATGGTTTctttaatcattttttttttcacttttttgtttttcactcaCTTTGAGAGATTTTTGGTTGATTGGTCTGAgtattgattttaaaatggtcaaTAAGCTTTCATTAAATTTAGAGGGTGTGCACCATTATATAGGTGTAAGGGGCAAGTCAgcaaaatttacaacaatatGAAGAAGAAATAAAATAGCCAGGAGACAAAGTGACTGTCAAGACTTCCTATCTTCTTATTTGCATATGTTGAAGTTCAAATTTTGTCTtggttaaaaattttcaaaccagttcaattatGATTTTCTTTGTCTGATATTCATTACCACAAtcggaaacaaaggaaaatcaaaattgaactagcTTGAGAATTTTTGAAGCAAATGTAAAATTGAACCATGACATATACAATCAAGTGTGGCTTctgcattttttttcatttttacttcCTGCCTCGCCATTTGGTCTGATTTACACCTATATTCTTTTTCAGTTTAGACGATCTTATTAAAGCCGGTTGTCTTCATGCTGACAGCATTGTGGTAGTTGGGTACAGGTCACATGGTCAAATATATGATGAGGATCACATGGCAGATGCCAACACCATTGTTGATGTACAAAGTATTTACAGGTACATTATGAGGCTTCCATTTGCCTTGAGTTGAATTTTCACTTACCTTGATGAAAATAGATCACCAAACATAGGTTACTAATAGTTAATTGAATGTAGTGTTACGGCGTAGTAATAGTTTATTTTTTCATATGACTTGTTCAAAGTACGTACTGTCTATCACCTCGAAAAATCCTTCCCTCTCAACAATTTTCTGCACTTGCCTAACTCTAATTCTTTGGTTCGCTACAGTGGAAAATGTAGTCGTAATTTGATCAACGAACGCGCAAGGAAGAGGAATGGGTCTAATACCGGGTTGGCGCCATAGACTGAAGTTTAAGGAGGAATTGAAGCTCTGACTTAAAAgtccttgagtgatttgtcCTTCCTGTAAGCGACAATCGAAGCATTAGGAAAGATGCTCGTTCACATCGATCATGGTGTTTCTTATAGGTTAGCCGCAAAGAACGATGTATCAGGTTGCAGAAAAACAATATGTTTGAGAAGATTTCGGacaataaataaagtggaaaagttcATTGAGATGACAGGCactttagagcagttttcaaatgagtgtcgtaaaaccaaaaccaaagttattactttggccaatcaaaaaggatggagacaatccggtaaaccaatcaaaactcgaagtaattacacgtagccgacacaaagcgcgggaaaatgtttcACGCCCGAGCCatgattagttttggtttcacttctgattggttgaaaaattggcgcgagaactttgaaccaatcactgagtgaagtaattataaaccaaagcaattcgctaattactttcgacactcaattgaaaaccactctaatgaAGTTCCCTGGAATTGTCGTAAATTTGAAAGCAGTTTTGGAAACTGACTACCAGTGTTAAAGAGacatttcttttcattctctgtttagGTGCTTTCCAAGAGCAACCCTAATTGTCGAGCTTACGCATGCATCAAACATGCGCTTCATGAAGTTCAATGCAGACATTTCCCTTCCTCCTGAAATGCGGAGTGAATCTATGAGTAGTGTCAAATCACGCAGCTTGCGGGAGAGTGTCAAGGTAAAGAAAACAGCTGATAAAGCTTAATTTTTCCGCGCTGCGATTAGGACGTCACCTCTGCCACGATCTTTGTggacccaattttttttaatcagctCAGTCATATTGGTGAAAGACAACCACAGCCACAAAAGACGGCAAAAAATATCAGACTCGTAGCGTATTTGGCCGTGGGAAAACTGGGTTCCATTATAAAAAGCATTCTTTTTGCGCGGAGAAAGATGGTGGCTACGAAAATGTTCCTTTTTCCAATCTGTTTCGAGGTTTTTACCAATATATTTTAACAGTTCgatgcgccttaccgtggccacctaacaaactttcacatttgacaatcaCGTGTAAagacgtcaactcaacaacccatgcaacggtgttcaacttacaaccgtgccAATTTgtcaaaaactttgttaggGGCCCAAGGTAAGGCACGTCGCattgtaaaagaaaaataaatggcagcaaagagatgtaacgttgttattttttaattgtgtttgcgatgactgtcatattactagtcactttcttccttgcaaatcaaatcgtttCGCAAAATATTAGTGGAACAAAAATTCCTTTTGCCCGATCGGGCAAGGcttagagttgttttacttgcccacgGATACATTTCGCTTGCCCCGGGCAATCGGGCAAGCATTTGTGTCAAACACTGCAGTTTGTTTTTACAGTAAGGAATTTGGCGGTAAATTGTTCCCGGTTGAAGTTACTGTTTGCCTCAAGTTTTTTCTTCGATTGATTTCACTTCAGAAACGGATCAAGCAACAGAATAAGGATCATTTGAACTACATGTTCCGCGAACCATTTGCAGCTGGTCATGTGTTTAGTATGAGCATGCTGGATACTCTTCTTTATCAGGTAAAGAAGGGAATTAGTAAGGCACACAGTTTGAAGATCATTTCATATCACTGACCATAAGATACGGCTTGAATTAACCTTTCTTCCTGGGTAGACTTTTACAGCTGTAAAAGTATCTTGGACTCTGGCCTCACAGTTTTATGAAGTCTACTATTTTAAATACTTGGGAGgttattaaacaatttattgaaattcGCTAGACACGCTGTCAATGCAAAGCTATCAGAGGGTTTTGGTACACAGAGAGTAGGTAGTAATCGCACAGGAAATTGATATAAAGGGTTTCCCAGTAGCTCAGAGAATTGGCAATCCAATGGATATTTCAGAGAAGCAACTTCGTTTGTAGATTAATGTCGACTTAGTAATTTGGCACTGATGTC from Montipora capricornis isolate CH-2021 chromosome 2, ASM3666992v2, whole genome shotgun sequence includes the following:
- the LOC138021819 gene encoding potassium channel subfamily T member 1-like isoform X4, whose amino-acid sequence is MPDSYQLRDLVSSDKGEDKERVRVEHYVHDKSFKERLKFYFVTDQRYSIRWQIFRFVLKIVSCALYIVRASQDTEPHKAAGFGCENRPDSDWACPAFDNDTDYYGWSLLWVHRPFPLWIVQTVIAVYSMLDAILLCYLTYKGGSVLNKIMKTRLIPEILLGLPFLVSIFYDRLRNLWLPLFLNCWIARSALDTMLNDLHRLVLRQQSALSQKVLIVFATVMCILFTGVCGIHHLERPVQKPWHFFECIWFIVVTFSTVGYGDFRPDDELGRLFVIIMIGCALILLPIELEQLAFHLVTRQKEGGRFNRMLAGSEKHVVLCATTPRATMLIDFLNEFYADVRLQDHHVVLLCPSELDSALRILLQVPVWSQRVTYLKGSALIDEDLIRARVEDAVGCFILTDRYADDREAADKHTILRTWAIQDFAPTTHLYVQILKPENKFHVSFAEYVVCEDELKHALLASNCVCPGISTFFTLLLHTLHEQRGSEDWHEMYGKCAGNEIYDIRLGESKMFRPFCNKTFTHTAFHVHRKYGVTLIAVQAAKKGRRILLNPGPLHVMDYDDQCFYISISSEEDSHIKAYKEPKESIRLFKGSFRGNKDSFITASSIALELRAENAESIQLDEVPANGVQYADCSDQVNSSPLLRPGSVEKRGRTKEVAFDVGDSRRSSNSVCPAYESDSEDQQETDLLDDISRIPRYQNTSYVAGVPPCSLYIGQTPIRCHLLTTPKKCCCLGLRDEECQDRNRDDSVQLHQRQNSAIIVASPVAGAGLYNFILPLRAYQRPKCTLKPIVLLLKEKPNPDFLLAVCHFPMLYYMIGTINSLDDLIKAGCLHADSIVVVGYRSHGQIYDEDHMADANTIVDVQSIYRCFPRATLIVELTHASNMRFMKFNADISLPPEMRSESMSSVKSRSLRESVKKRIKQQNKDHLNYMFREPFAAGHVFSMSMLDTLLYQAFVKKYMIRLIRLLLGCEQAPGSGYLSSLKITEGSIWLATYGRLFQKLCSTTCAVPIGLYRTRLPEEDLVDAFPKRKKKEVRDISDIIEIRMKTLNIIGTPDMRQRPGKSYVIVNPPPEFELKLEDVIYLIRPCNAQTDLEDEEDPPPLEPLNSGMFANSSEDFPSTAAI
- the LOC138021819 gene encoding potassium channel subfamily T member 1-like isoform X6, with amino-acid sequence MLDAILLCYLTYKGGSVLNKIMKTRLIPEILLGLPFLVSIFYDRLRNLWLPLFLNCWIARSALDTMLNDLHRLVLRQQSALSQKVLIVFATVMCILFTGVCGIHHLERPVQKPWHFFECIWFIVVTFSTVGYGDFRPDDELGRLFVIIMIGCALILLPIELEQLAFHLVTRQKEGGRFNRMLAGSEKHVVLCATTPRATMLIDFLNEFYADVRLQDHHVVLLCPSELDSALRILLQVPVWSQRVTYLKGSALIDEDLIRARVEDAVGCFILTDRYADDREAADKHTILRTWAIQDFAPTTHLYVQILKPENKFHVSFAEYVVCEDELKHALLASNCVCPGISTFFTLLLHTLHEQRGSEDWHEMYGKCAGNEIYDIRLGESKMFRPFCNKTFTHTAFHVHRKYGVTLIAVQAAKKGRRILLNPGPLHVMDYDDQCFYISISSEEDSHIKAYKEPKESIRLFKGSFRGNKDSFITASSIALELRAENAESIQLDEVPANGVQYADCSDQVNSSPLLRPGSVEKRGRTKEVAFDVGDSRRSSNSVCPAYESDSEDQQETDLLDDISRIPRYQNTSYVAGVPPCSLYIGQTPIRCHLLTTPKKCCCLGLRDEECQDRNRDDSVQLHQRQNSAIIVASPVAGAGLYNFILPLRAYQRPKCTLKPIVLLLKEKPNPDFLLAVCHFPMLYYMIGTINSLDDLIKAGCLHADSIVVVGYRSHGQIYDEDHMADANTIVDVQSIYRCFPRATLIVELTHASNMRFMKFNADISLPPEMRSESMSSVKSRSLRESVKKRIKQQNKDHLNYMFREPFAAGHVFSMSMLDTLLYQAFVKKYMIRLIRLLLGCEQAPGSGYLSSLKITEGSIWLATYGRLFQKLCSTTCAVPIGLYRTRLPEEDLVDAFPKRKKKEVRDISDIIEIRMKTLNIIGTPDMRQRPGKSYVIVNPPPEFELKLEDVIYLIRPCNAQTDLEDEEDPPPLEPLNSGMFANSSEDFPSTAAI